A stretch of the Festucalex cinctus isolate MCC-2025b chromosome 20, RoL_Fcin_1.0, whole genome shotgun sequence genome encodes the following:
- the zdhhc23b gene encoding palmitoyltransferase ZDHHC23-B isoform X1, protein MTSSVADPSLHHLCGLNTSPLSLRPPFSQDRDKTQLSAMKRRRDKDEDERLCCCEYVNRRGERSHVGACCCDCEDLDEACDRFFNREPQSPEALSRVVAEISDRIRVPWLRGGARRVDLSVVPPLVLLPALLHLAAFHFLLGVAVLITLPALMLWYYYFTHRKKARTLFFLSLALFSLAYMYYIFVVEVVPLGYVGGIQVGVVTAGFLLTLTGLANTKRGPGVTKPNQASDPILQDEVGWSQEAEPSRKNWCSVCRVVRPPRAGHCRICGVCVLRHDHHCVWIDSCVGRNNHRSFLFTLILFLSTSLYGIGLALRSVCADQNVLTALFYCPGVYQEYSASLCFTCAWYCTVVTCGVLHLLLTQLLNISYNVTEREARAAVRESSGRRAFWGLAVDTGVHSRGLCANWAEFLTMSAERRADVAIQGAEATSHA, encoded by the exons ATGACGTCATCAGTTGCGGACCCATCCCTGCACCATCTATGCGGATTGAACACaagcccactttctctgagaccacCATTCTCGCAGGATCGTGATAAAA CACAGCTGTCAGCCATGAAGAGAAGGCGGGACAAGGACGAAGATGAGCGCTTGTGCTGCTGCGAGTATGTCAACAGACGCGGCGAGCGAAGCCACGTGGGGGCCTGCTGCTGCGACTGCGAGGACTTGGACGAGGCCTGCGACAG GTTTTTTAATCGAGAGCCTCAAAGTCCTGAGGCCCTGTCCCGCGTTGTTGCCGAGATCAGCGACCGCATCCGCGTACCCTGGCTGCGGGGCGGCGCCCGCAGAGTGGACCTGTCCGTCGTCCCTCCTCTGGTTCTCCTTCCGGCGCTGTTGCACCTCGCCGCGTTCCACTTCCTGCTCGGCGTGGCGGTTCTAATCACTCTGCCGGCCTTGATGCTGTGGTACTACTACTTCACCCACCGCAAAAAAGCCCGAACGCTGTTTTTTCTTAGCCTCGCGCTTTTTTCCTTGGCCTACATGTACTATATATTCGTCGTGGAAGTGGTGCCGCTAGGGTACGTTGGTGGCATTCAGGTGGGCGTGGTTACCGCGGGGTTCCTGCTCACCCTAACGGGCCTGGCCAACACCAAGAGAGGCCCGGGCGTCACAAAGCCGAACCAAGCGTCGGATCCCATTCTCCAAGATGAGGTGGGATGGTCGCAAGAGGCAGAGCCTAGCCGGAAGAACTGGTGTTCGGTGTGCCGGGTGGTGCGGCCCCCCAGGGCGGGACATTGTCGGATATGCGGGGTCTGCGTGCTGCGTCATGACCACCACTGTGTCTG GATCGACAGCTGCGTGGGCCGGAATAACCACCGCAGCTTCCTGTTTACGCTCATCCTCTTCCTGTCGACGTCCTTGTACGGGATCGGTCTGGCGCTGCGGAGTGTGTGCGCagaccaaaatgtcctcaccgCCCTGTTCTACTGCCCAGGAGTCTACCAGGAATACAG CGCCTCCCTGTGCTTCACGTGCGCCTGGTACTGCACCGTGGTGACGTGCGGCGTCCTGCACCTCTTGCTGACTCAGCTGCTCAACATCAGCTACAACGTGACGGAGCGTGAGGCGCGCGCCGCCGTCAGGGAGAGCTCCGGCCGCCGGGCCTTCTGGGGGCTGGCCGTGGACACCGGCGTCCACTCGCGAGGGCTGTGCGCCAACTGGGCCGAGTTTTTGACTATGTCGGCGGAACGACGGGCAGATGT TGCCATCCAGGGAGCGGAGGCGACGAGTCACGCGTGA
- the zdhhc23b gene encoding palmitoyltransferase ZDHHC23-B isoform X2: MKRRRDKDEDERLCCCEYVNRRGERSHVGACCCDCEDLDEACDRFFNREPQSPEALSRVVAEISDRIRVPWLRGGARRVDLSVVPPLVLLPALLHLAAFHFLLGVAVLITLPALMLWYYYFTHRKKARTLFFLSLALFSLAYMYYIFVVEVVPLGYVGGIQVGVVTAGFLLTLTGLANTKRGPGVTKPNQASDPILQDEVGWSQEAEPSRKNWCSVCRVVRPPRAGHCRICGVCVLRHDHHCVWIDSCVGRNNHRSFLFTLILFLSTSLYGIGLALRSVCADQNVLTALFYCPGVYQEYSASLCFTCAWYCTVVTCGVLHLLLTQLLNISYNVTEREARAAVRESSGRRAFWGLAVDTGVHSRGLCANWAEFLTMSAERRADVAIQGAEATSHA; this comes from the exons ATGAAGAGAAGGCGGGACAAGGACGAAGATGAGCGCTTGTGCTGCTGCGAGTATGTCAACAGACGCGGCGAGCGAAGCCACGTGGGGGCCTGCTGCTGCGACTGCGAGGACTTGGACGAGGCCTGCGACAG GTTTTTTAATCGAGAGCCTCAAAGTCCTGAGGCCCTGTCCCGCGTTGTTGCCGAGATCAGCGACCGCATCCGCGTACCCTGGCTGCGGGGCGGCGCCCGCAGAGTGGACCTGTCCGTCGTCCCTCCTCTGGTTCTCCTTCCGGCGCTGTTGCACCTCGCCGCGTTCCACTTCCTGCTCGGCGTGGCGGTTCTAATCACTCTGCCGGCCTTGATGCTGTGGTACTACTACTTCACCCACCGCAAAAAAGCCCGAACGCTGTTTTTTCTTAGCCTCGCGCTTTTTTCCTTGGCCTACATGTACTATATATTCGTCGTGGAAGTGGTGCCGCTAGGGTACGTTGGTGGCATTCAGGTGGGCGTGGTTACCGCGGGGTTCCTGCTCACCCTAACGGGCCTGGCCAACACCAAGAGAGGCCCGGGCGTCACAAAGCCGAACCAAGCGTCGGATCCCATTCTCCAAGATGAGGTGGGATGGTCGCAAGAGGCAGAGCCTAGCCGGAAGAACTGGTGTTCGGTGTGCCGGGTGGTGCGGCCCCCCAGGGCGGGACATTGTCGGATATGCGGGGTCTGCGTGCTGCGTCATGACCACCACTGTGTCTG GATCGACAGCTGCGTGGGCCGGAATAACCACCGCAGCTTCCTGTTTACGCTCATCCTCTTCCTGTCGACGTCCTTGTACGGGATCGGTCTGGCGCTGCGGAGTGTGTGCGCagaccaaaatgtcctcaccgCCCTGTTCTACTGCCCAGGAGTCTACCAGGAATACAG CGCCTCCCTGTGCTTCACGTGCGCCTGGTACTGCACCGTGGTGACGTGCGGCGTCCTGCACCTCTTGCTGACTCAGCTGCTCAACATCAGCTACAACGTGACGGAGCGTGAGGCGCGCGCCGCCGTCAGGGAGAGCTCCGGCCGCCGGGCCTTCTGGGGGCTGGCCGTGGACACCGGCGTCCACTCGCGAGGGCTGTGCGCCAACTGGGCCGAGTTTTTGACTATGTCGGCGGAACGACGGGCAGATGT TGCCATCCAGGGAGCGGAGGCGACGAGTCACGCGTGA